The Theobroma cacao cultivar B97-61/B2 chromosome 1, Criollo_cocoa_genome_V2, whole genome shotgun sequence genome contains the following window.
ggtcgattaatatttaaatcgAAAGAATGAATCTAAATTAAGTGAATCCAAGTTATTTCGATTTGAATTAGAATATAATATACAAGaatgaagtgaaaaattaaacatttctaaaagaaaaaagagaagagaaaatcaGGAAGTAAACTGTTTCTCTTTCAGAGCTTCATATCACCCTTAAATGCCAACCACTTGACTTCCTTCAAATCACATTATAATCACCTCTTCTTTAGCTCCAATCTGACGAAAATTACATGTCAAAAATCGAAGGGAATCCCGAGAAATGAAGCCACAAAATCACTCAGAAAAACACACCCTCTATTCTCTAAGGTGTATAAAGGAAATATCAAAAAACCAAAGCCCATCCACAGCAGCGGACAATTCTCTCCCATTTAAAGCACCAAAAATACCCGACTACGTGACGCTTTGATTTCCTTCCACGTGTACGTCTCAGATAATCCTTCGTCCACGTTGGCAATCACCGTGCCTCTAAACCGACCAATCCTAGACTGCCACTCCCGTCTGACACAGACCCAACCTCGCTATAAATTCCCGGAGTGCCACTTTCCATGGAATATCAAAAGCAAAATCGTTCTCTAGACTCTTCTTCTCTGttactttgttttgtttaCTGTGATCAATCATGGCCACCGCTGAACCTGAAGTTCCGGTAACTGAGCAGCCGTCGGAAGCAGCCAAGGAACAGAAGCCGGCCGAGAAGCCTGTCAAGGAGAAGAAACCGAAAGCGCCGAAGGAGAAGAAACCGAAAGTTCCGAAGGAGAAGAAACCAAGACAGCCAAAGGCTGCTGCACATCCTCCTTATTTCCaggtaatttcttttttcttaatgtTTGTATCTTGGGTTTATGATTATATCCCTGGGGTTCTTTATGTTTAATGAAAggtggaatttttttttttttttttgcagatGATTAAGGAGTCGCTCCTCGCCCTGAACGAGAAGAGTGGTTCTAGTCCGTACGCAATAGCCAAGTACATGGAAGAGAAGCACAAGGCGGTGCTTCCAGCGAATTTCAGGAAAATTTTGGCTCTTCAGCTTAAAAACTCTGCTGCCAGAGGCAAACTGATAAAGATCAAGGCTTCTTACAAGCTCTCCGAGGCTGGCAAAATGGAAAAAGCTGCTAGTAGGGTTACAAAAGcgaaaacagaaaagaaatcaACACCAGATGCGAAGCCAAAGAAATCTGAGGCAACAAAGAAGGCAGCAAAGAAAGTTGGAGCTAAGAAGAAATCTACTCCTGCAAAACCCAAACAGCCTAAATCTATAAGGTCACCTGCTGCTAAAAAAGCCAAGAAGGCCAGCGCTTAATACCCAAATGTAGAAAATGCTTTTAAGTTCATGTAACACCAGTAACTTCCTTTGTAAATATAGAACTTCGTTGCTTCTAGTTCTAGTATTATGAAGTGAATATGTGTTTTGAAATGGTGTGGTTTCGTTTGATCTTTACGAACTGCAATGAAAAGTCGAGTTTTGTATGAAAATTAAcgatgaaaatgaaaaattaaagttggGTAATGTGAAAATGAACTAAGATCTCGAATGTGATGTTTCAGGGTAAGTCTCTGGGTTTTTGTTCAGAATGAGTGGAATACAGGGGAGATGGGCCGTCCATGGTGGATTCTTAGTGGGTTTCggtttatttgattaatttctttttattctgagttcttgatttgagtttgaaaaagaGTCTTTTGCTTTGTTAcgtatttttcattttttttagggCTTTACCCCATAGGGAGCACTTCCAGACATTCTCTAAGGCCAGGGCTGAACCCAGGCCTAAGAGGGggtttggaaatagttttCAACCAGCAATAGACGCGCCTCGGTTAGAACCTCACTAGCTGCGTCATTGCCCCAAGCGCTTTTGTCTTTGTTACGTATGGTATAATCTAAGGACAGTCTTCTCTTTTCAAGCCTgtgattgaaaatttaagaTGGATATTGCCTAAATAACCAACAATAGCTTTGCTTCTCATGGCATAGCTTTTCAAACAACTTTTCTAGTTTTAAATTTACACCGAAAATGTCAATTTTAATAGGACTTTATACTCTTTtgagtaaatatttttattctgaATAAGAATTATGGTTTTAATCAgattttatacattttcaagtaaatttttttagttataaACTTACACAAAAAATTCCATCTTCAATCAGATACTGAATTTATATCGAAAATTTCGGTTTTAATTAGATATTATACTTTTTcgaattgattttttaattttgaacaaGAATTACAgctttaatcaaatattatacattttcaaGTAAACTTTTTAGTTATAAACTTATGCCGATGAACGTTTTAGTTATAAATTTATGCCGaaaatttcatctttaatTGAATATTATACCTTTTCgagtaaattttttaattctaaattttgattttaattggaTATTATACATTTTTTAGTAGACTTTCCAATTCTGAATTGACACCGAAAGTTTaggttttaattaaatattataccttTATGAGTAAGCTTTTTAATTATGAACTTAcaccaaaaattttaattttaaccgAATATTATACCTTTTTGAGTAAACTTTCTAGTTCTAAACTTATATTAAGAATTCCAGCTTATATTTTACATTATTCAATTTGATGAGacagaattaaaatattttataattaaattcgagtaaattataaatagtaaTATTATTACTCATcacaaatttgaataatgaGTCCTTGATGATCATTATTCGAATTTGATTAAAActaatacttttaattttatatagtatttttatttataaactatttataattaagttaatattattaaaattcattaactattttaaatataaattttaaattttaaattttaatttatttttatgagttaaattataatttattaatttattttttaataaaatataaaattattttttatattttaaatttaaataataaagatatatttaGTTTACGGAATAAAATAGAGAAGGAATACAATAACTATTCTATGAGAATAGAATAAGATatcaataattattatttaacttgattcataaaataaaataaagtaaggatgattattataatttattttagtgtttggtgggtaaaaataattttgagatagtaaaagaatagatgataaaaaaataaaaatatattttattataataatattgagttttaaatttaaaatattatttttaatagtttattaaaaatattatgaaattattatttaaaattttaatgtaattatttatttttatttttagaatgTTAATAATcgataattaaatattaataccattattttattttattattgatttttaaattattaaaatttaatttaatttttaaattaaaatattaattattatagtttatattaaaatttttaaattcgtATAAAATATGAGTGCATTCCTTGTTGACGGCTGGGTTACAGAAAACCAAGTGTTGACGTTGACGGCCTAACCGGGGTTATTACAACAACCAATCAGAGTTAATCAAACTAATCGAGGACCCGTTGATTTCCTGTTCACTAACCTTCCCTATAAATATCAAACCCCCTTCCCAACGTCCCCTCGGTTACCCTCCGCCAATTTCAAATTCGAATCTAGAAGCATCTTCTTCTGCGTCTTCGTCCAGGTAATTTCTTCGAGCAACCAAACAATCCCCAACTCTCTGTTTCTCTTACCTAATCCAAtccattttttatattcaagtTTGATCGAATCCGTTCAATTTGTATTCAATCTTATTTCTGAGACTTTGCTTTGCGTTTTACAGGTCAAAATGGCGCGTACCAAGCAAACCGCTCGCAAATCCACTGGAGG
Protein-coding sequences here:
- the LOC18610796 gene encoding histone H1; translation: MATAEPEVPVTEQPSEAAKEQKPAEKPVKEKKPKAPKEKKPKVPKEKKPRQPKAAAHPPYFQMIKESLLALNEKSGSSPYAIAKYMEEKHKAVLPANFRKILALQLKNSAARGKLIKIKASYKLSEAGKMEKAASRVTKAKTEKKSTPDAKPKKSEATKKAAKKVGAKKKSTPAKPKQPKSIRSPAAKKAKKASA